The following coding sequences are from one Nicotiana tabacum cultivar K326 chromosome 1, ASM71507v2, whole genome shotgun sequence window:
- the LOC142163963 gene encoding uncharacterized protein LOC142163963: MTPTPSCPCPESRIFVEHIEQQRLVQFLSGLNESFAQVKGQIMLMIPTPNINEAYAMAVQDESQRAKAASISNLEIGAQAMTYNTGHVANPMASNAGYGANVVGYNTGQTYTGGYKQKNQLYCDYCKYKGHTRDVCYKLVGYPADFKPKRKNFGRNATAAHVQMDKCTAAPNEQIERSKAEPAGHFFTEEQYLQLLRMLNQVNTNTNTSTDTAAHAKVTVSKLTRDLNLFLAFFPACCIFQDICNGKVKGIGRMEHGLYVLDQNIKVNTHGGLLVDDFSRFTWVCLLNSKDESIVVLKFFIALIRTKFSSNVKVLRTANGGEFFNNQLKELLCAEGITHQSTCPYTPQRNGVVERRHRYILDTARSLRFQANLLLRFWGECIMTAVYLINRIPSRILGGKCPFELLFNKAPSLDHLIVFGCLCYAANLKKRDEFSARAIPAEDSFPFMQQPGECSSSSTIPSTDQDHNTPVTGPDALSPTTIFPIDEPSVDVMPTDPPPPDIQEDMSLNSPIDVASPTSHSMDSHTLSTADSILHSPASLPQYEGNFEPRRSSRTSRPPI; encoded by the exons ATGACACCTACTCCTTCATGTCCATGTCCTGAGTCAAGGATATTTGTGGAACATATTGAGCAACAACGTCTAGTGCAGTTTCTAAGTGGTCTCAATGAATCATTTGCTCAGGTGAAAGGTCAGATTATGTTGATGATTCCAACTCCAAACATCAATGAAGCCTATGCAATGGCTGTGCAGGATGAGAGTCAACGAGCTAAGGCAGCTAGCATCAGTAACTTGGAAATAGGAGCTCAAGCAATGACTTATAACACAGGTCATGTAGCTAACCCAATGGCTTCCAATGCAGGTTATGGAGCTAATgttgtgggctataacacagGGCAAACATACACTGGAGGCTACAAGCAGAAGAATCAGCTGTATTGTGATTATTGCAAGTACAAGGGACACACTAGGGATGTCTGTTACAAATTGGTAGGATATCCTGCAGATTTCAAACCAAAGAGGAAGAACTTTGGAAGGAATGCAACTGCAGCACATGTGCAGATGGACAAATGTACAGCAGCCCCAAATGAACAGATAGAAAGGTCAAAAGCTGAACCTGCAGGACATTTCTTTACAGAGGAGCAATATCTTCAGTTGCTAAGAATGCTCAACCAGGTCAACACCAACACCAACACTTCAACTGATACAGCTGCCCATGCCAAGGTCACAG TATCTAAACTGACCAGGGATTTAAACTTATTTCTTGCCTTCTTTCCTGCCTGTTGTATATTCCAGGACATTTGCAATGGCAaggtgaaggggattggtagAATGGAGCATGGATTGTATGTGCTGGATCAGAATATCAAAGTTAACACACATGGAGGATTGCTTGTTG ATGATTTCAGTAGATTCACATGGGTGTGCCTCTTGAATTCTAAGGATGAATCGATTGTGGTGTTGAAGTTCTTCATTGCTTTAATTAGAACAAAATTTTCTTCCAATGTCAAAGTCCTCAGAACAGCTAATGGAGGAGAATTTTTCAACAACCAGCTCAAGGAGTTACTTTGTGCAGAGGGGATTACTCATCAAAGTACATGTCCATATACCCCTCAACGGAATGGGGTAGTGGAAAGAAGACATAGATACATATTAGACACTGCCAGATCCTTAAGGTTCCAAGCTAATTTACTCTTAAGGTTTTGGGGAGAGTGTATTATGACTGCAGTGTATCTGATAAATAGAATTCCCTCTAGAATATTAGGTGGAAAATGTCCATTTGAGCTGTTATTCAACAAAGCCCCATCATTGGATCATCTTATAGTATTTGGATGCCTTTGCTATGCTGCAAATTTGAAGAAAAGGGACGAGTTTTCTGCCAGGGCTATTCCTGCA GAAGATAGTTTCCCATTTATGCAGCAGCCAGGTGAATGCAGTTCAAGTTCAACTATTCCATCCACAGATCAAGATCATAATACACCTGTTACTGGCCCTGATGCTCTATCTCCAACAACTATTTTTCCAATTGATGAACCTTCAGTTGATGTAATGCCCACAGATCCACCGCCTCCAGATATACAGGAGGACATGTCACTCAATAGTCCCATTGATGTTGCTTCCCCTACATCCCATAGTATGGATTCTCATACATTATCTACTGCTGATTCTATTCTACACTCACCAGCATCATTACCTCAATATGAAGGCAATTTTGAACCTCGCAGAAGCTCTCGAACTTCTAGACCTCCTATCTAG